In one Magallana gigas chromosome 7, xbMagGiga1.1, whole genome shotgun sequence genomic region, the following are encoded:
- the LOC136270310 gene encoding zonadhesin-like yields MDVYLDCNLFVCPETRFIHPETRSIHPETIHPETRFIHPETRFIHPETRFIHLETRSIHPETIHPETRFVHPETRFIHPETRFIHPETRSIHPETIHPETRFVHPETRFIHPETRFIHPETRFIHLETRSVHPETRFVQPETRSIHPETRSIHPETRFVQPETRSIHPETRSIHPETRFINPETRFVHPETRSIHPETRFVHPETRFEHPETRFIHPETRFINPETRSIHPETRSINLETRFVQPETRSIHPETRSIHPETRFIQPETRSIHPRTRFIHPETRFVHPETRSIHPETRFINPETRFINPETRFVHPETRFVHPETRSIHPETRYIHPETRYIHPETRSIHPETRSVHPETRFVHPETRFVHPETRSVHPETRFVHLETRSVHPETRGWRPCTYDKCDREKLSPTCLFTLILFPPVCSYFYHSQ; encoded by the coding sequence ATGGATGTGTATCTTGACTGTAATTTATTTGTATGCCCCGAGACTAGATTTATACACCCAGAGACTAGATCTATACACCCAGAGACTATACACCCAGAGACTAGATTTATACACCCAGAGACTAGATTTATACACCCAGAGACTAGATTTATACACCTAGAAACTAGATCTATACACCCAGAGACTATACACCCAGAGACTAGATTTGTACACCCAGAGACTAGATTTATACACCCCGAGACTAGATTTATACACCCAGAGACTAGATCTATACACCCAGAGACTATACACCCAGAGACTAGATTTGTACACCCAGAGACTAGATTTATACACCCAGAGACTAGATTTATACACCCAGAGACTAGATTTATACACCTAGAAACTAGATCTGTACACCCAGAGACTAGATTTGTACAACCAGAGACTAGATCTATACACCCAGAGACTAGATCTATACACCCAGAGACTAGATTTGTACAACCAGAGACTAGATCTATACACCCAGAGACTAGATCTATACACCCAGAGACTAGATTTATAAACCCAGAGACTAGATTTGTACACCCAGAGACTAGATCTATACACCCAGAGACTAGATTTGTACACCCAGAGACTAGATTTGAACACCCAGAGACTAGATTTATACACCCAGAGACTAGATTTATAAACCCAGAGACTAGATCTATACACCCAGAGACTAGATCTATAAACCTAGAGACTAGATTTGTACAACCAGAGACTAGATCTATACACCCAGAGACTAGATCTATACACCCAGAGACTAGATTTATACAACCAGAGACTAGATCTATACACCCAAGGACTAGATTTATACACCCAGAGACTAGATTTGTACACCCAGAGACTAGATCTATACACCCAGAGACTAGATTTATAAACCCAGAGACTAGATTTATAAACCCAGAGACTAGATTTGTACACCCAGAGACTAGATTTGTACACCCAGAGACTAGATCTATACACCCAGAGACTAGATATATACACCCAGAGACTAGATATATACACCCAGAGACTAGATCTATACACCCAGAGACTAGATCTGTACACCCAGAGACTAGATTTGTACACCCAGAGACTAGATTTGTACACCCAGAGACTAGATCTGTACACCCAGAGACTAGATTTGTACACCTAGAGACTAGATCTGTACACCCAGAGACTAGAGGCTGGAGACCGTGTACATATGATAAATGTGATAGAGAGAAACTAAGTCCCACATGTCTctttactttgattttgttcCCTCCTGTTTGtagttatttttatcattcacaGTAA